From a single Apium graveolens cultivar Ventura chromosome 2, ASM990537v1, whole genome shotgun sequence genomic region:
- the LOC141698950 gene encoding uncharacterized protein LOC141698950 encodes MFKITSQLKLCGENITDKDMLEKIYSTFHANNMLLQQQYHERGFTKYSELIFVLLLAEQNNEILLKNHQARPTGSTPFPEVNVVTNNEYRDDKTVGRGHGRGRARGHDFVHGGCRNQQNPPNFKRKPYYQKRTIKEEKSEGSTMAKMGESTCSRCGMKGHWRNTYRTSKHFADLYQASLKNVETNFTEQNDPLGIAHLEAHLGSDDLVDPSAFTHMEVGDFFEDVDVNMPKFGGDEPKNN; translated from the coding sequence ATGTTTAAGATTACATCTCAATTGAAATTATGTGGCGAGAATATCACCGATAAAGATATGCTGGAAAAAATATATTCCACTTTCCATGCAAATAATATGCTCTTGCAGCAACAATATCATGAACGCGGATTCACAAAATATTCTGAGCTGATTTTtgttttgcttcttgctgaacaaAATAATGAAATTTTGCTGAAAAATCATCAAGCACGTCCAACTGGCTCAACACCATTCCCTGAAGTGAATGTGGTGACTAATAATGAATATAGAGATGATAAAACAGTTGGACGTGGGCATGGGCGTGGACGTGCCCGTGGTCATGATTTTGTGCATGGTGGATGCCGTAATCAACAAAATCCCCCCAACTTTAAAAGAAAGCCTTACTACCAGAAACGGACAATAAAAGAGGAAAAATCCGAGGGAAGTACGATGGCGAAAATGGGTGAAAGTACTTGTAGTCGATGTGGAATGAAAGGTCACTGGAGAAATACATATCGTACCTCTAAGCACTTTGCTGACCTATATCAAGCATCTTTAAAGAATGTTGAAACTAATTTCACCGAACAGAATGATCCTTTGGGGATTGCCCATCTTGAAGCACATCTTGGAAGTGATGATCTAGTTGATCCTTCGGCCTTTACTCACATGGAAGTTGGTGATTTCTTTGAAGATGTTGATGTAAATATGCCTAAATTTGGTGGTGATGAGCCTAAGAATAACTAA